GGTCACTATGAAATCCGTTTAATTGAGTTGAATCAACTACTATGGGCAGGGTTAAATTTAATAGCTGTACTCCGGGATAAGCCAAAGCTGTTTCTAGCCATTCATTAACTGAACAAGAAAAAACCAGTCGTTTTTTTTCGACTAATTTGGCGACTTCCCAACAAGAAACAATACTTACTCCTAAACCCTGAGATTGATATTCTTCTATATATTCCCGATACTTTGTAGTTAGTTTGGAGTTATCATCAACCCACCAAACCCAGATATGGGTATCAAGTACGATCATTGCAAAACTTCCCAATCTTCTAAGGCAACGGGTTCTGTTGGATCATCGTAACGGATTACTTTACCGCGCATTGGATAAAGATTTGTTTCTGGTTGGCTAGGCGCTGCTCCTTGAATTTGTGGAGTTTTAGCTGACAGAATAATCACCTCCACAGCATCCCCCGCATGAAAAGGTAAGCCCCGTAGCATCAAAGTTCCATCTTCCGTTAAAACAGCTTCTAT
This sequence is a window from Nostoc sphaeroides. Protein-coding genes within it:
- a CDS encoding type II toxin-antitoxin system VapC family toxin — its product is MIVLDTHIWVWWVDDNSKLTTKYREYIEEYQSQGLGVSIVSCWEVAKLVEKKRLVFSCSVNEWLETALAYPGVQLLNLTLPIVVDSTQLNGFHSDPFDQIIVATARIYGCPMLTVDAKILNYSGVETLS